The Desulfosporosinus acidiphilus SJ4 genome has a window encoding:
- a CDS encoding sugar ABC transporter ATP-binding protein produces MDNIGKEFPGVKALDGVNFKVKRGEIHCLVGENGAGKSTLMKILSGVYPAGTFSGKVILNSEEQHYKNISDSEKAGISIIYQELALIPELTIYENIFFGHELKKGQFIDWNETIVQAKEMLKKIRVNINPETKVKDVGVGVQQLVEIGKSLSKNVKLLILDEPTAALSEVDCDNLLQILRDLKEQGVTCIMISHKLREVISIADTITVLRDGKTIVSIDATERKVEESEIIKHMVGREIEDIYPKRKDLKFGDICFELKNWTAFDPSKGNEILHNIDFHVYQGEIVGIAGLMGAGRTEMALSIFGNPKHYDLKGDLYLNGIKKNLNSPEKAIKEKIAYVTEDRKVNGLVLIQDIKFNTTLANLKQLLKGFFIDEHEEVNVANKLFNEVEMKARSIEQIVGTLSGGNQQKVSLAKWLFSAPNLLILDEPTRGIDVGAKFEIYTIMNELVKRGMSIIMISSELPEILGMSDRIYVMSDGNITGVIDAKDATEEKIMEMATA; encoded by the coding sequence ATGGATAATATAGGGAAAGAATTTCCTGGTGTTAAAGCACTAGATGGTGTCAACTTCAAAGTTAAACGTGGCGAAATTCATTGTTTAGTCGGTGAAAATGGCGCAGGAAAATCAACATTGATGAAGATTCTCTCCGGTGTTTATCCAGCAGGTACATTTAGCGGAAAAGTTATTTTAAATTCTGAAGAACAACATTATAAAAACATTTCGGATAGTGAAAAAGCAGGGATCTCTATAATATACCAGGAACTTGCTTTAATACCAGAACTTACAATTTACGAAAACATCTTTTTTGGACATGAACTAAAAAAGGGTCAGTTTATTGATTGGAACGAAACCATTGTTCAAGCAAAAGAAATGCTTAAAAAAATCCGCGTCAATATCAACCCGGAAACTAAAGTCAAAGATGTAGGCGTGGGAGTTCAACAACTGGTCGAAATAGGAAAATCCTTAAGTAAAAATGTTAAGCTCTTGATTTTGGACGAACCCACGGCAGCGCTTAGTGAAGTTGATTGTGATAATTTATTGCAGATTTTAAGGGATTTAAAGGAACAAGGCGTTACTTGTATCATGATTTCTCATAAATTAAGAGAAGTTATCTCAATCGCAGATACGATCACCGTATTAAGAGATGGAAAGACAATTGTGTCAATTGATGCTACCGAACGCAAAGTTGAGGAAAGCGAAATCATTAAGCATATGGTTGGCAGGGAGATAGAAGATATTTATCCTAAAAGGAAAGACCTTAAGTTCGGAGATATATGTTTCGAATTAAAAAATTGGACTGCCTTTGATCCGAGCAAAGGCAATGAAATACTTCACAATATTGATTTTCATGTCTATCAGGGGGAGATTGTTGGCATTGCCGGACTTATGGGTGCGGGACGCACCGAAATGGCTCTCAGCATTTTTGGCAATCCCAAGCATTATGATTTAAAAGGTGATTTATACCTTAATGGAATCAAAAAGAATTTAAACTCTCCCGAGAAAGCTATTAAAGAAAAAATAGCCTATGTCACCGAGGATAGAAAAGTCAATGGTCTTGTGTTAATTCAGGATATAAAATTTAACACAACCCTCGCTAATCTAAAACAGTTATTAAAAGGCTTCTTTATTGATGAACATGAAGAAGTAAATGTCGCCAATAAGTTATTTAACGAAGTTGAAATGAAAGCTCGGTCTATCGAGCAAATTGTGGGGACATTATCCGGTGGTAATCAACAGAAAGTTTCATTGGCAAAATGGCTGTTTTCCGCCCCAAACTTGTTGATTTTAGACGAGCCGACTCGTGGTATCGACGTTGGAGCTAAGTTTGAAATATACACAATCATGAATGAACTTGTTAAAAGAGGCATGAGCATTATCATGATCTCTTCGGAATTGCCGGAAATATTGGGCATGAGCGATAGGATTTATGTTATGTCTGATGGTAATATAACCGGTGTTATAGACGCTAAAGATGCGACAGAGGAAAAAATTATGGAAATGGCTACGGCGTGA
- a CDS encoding sugar ABC transporter permease produces MKTLTESSSDRGGKGLIMNELSKIFRNNIREYGMFIALGVIFILFTVLTGGTFISPNNISNLINQTGYIAVLAAGMTLVIIIRHIDLSVGFLAGFLGAIAALLMTSYNIPAILAIIIILALGGVIGLLYGVLVAKLGIPSFVVTLAGMISFHGLLLFATQSGGTINITDKFFNEIGNGFIPSFGTIAGFDVSSVMIGLVGIILFIYFQIKERNTKKRYHFEVLPIPFFIAKLVLISAMISALILVLAINSGISWTLVIVAVVIFIFSTILNKTALGRHIYGIGGNPEAAELSGVSVAKVTIYVFIIMEVLTALAGILFASRMQSASPTGGTGFELLAIAGAFIGGCSASGGVGKVSGSLIGALVMASLTNGMDLMGLGSSVQYVIQGLILVLAVVFDIMTRKSRSNG; encoded by the coding sequence GTGAAAACATTAACTGAATCATCAAGCGATAGAGGCGGAAAGGGGTTAATTATGAACGAGTTAAGTAAAATTTTCAGAAATAACATACGTGAATATGGTATGTTTATCGCTTTAGGTGTAATATTTATTTTATTTACAGTCCTAACAGGCGGTACCTTCATTTCTCCTAATAACATATCAAATTTGATAAATCAAACAGGTTATATAGCGGTTTTAGCTGCCGGTATGACCCTTGTCATCATTATTCGTCATATTGACTTATCGGTTGGTTTTCTTGCTGGGTTTTTAGGGGCCATTGCTGCACTGCTAATGACAAGTTATAATATCCCGGCTATTCTCGCCATCATTATTATCCTGGCTTTAGGTGGGGTTATTGGTTTACTTTACGGCGTGTTGGTTGCTAAACTGGGGATCCCGTCATTTGTTGTAACTCTTGCAGGTATGATATCTTTCCACGGGTTACTCTTATTTGCCACCCAATCTGGCGGGACTATTAATATCACTGATAAGTTCTTCAATGAAATAGGAAACGGATTCATACCAAGTTTCGGCACAATCGCCGGATTCGACGTCTCGAGTGTCATGATTGGTCTCGTTGGTATAATATTATTTATTTACTTTCAGATTAAAGAGCGCAACACTAAGAAAAGATATCATTTTGAGGTTCTGCCAATTCCGTTCTTTATTGCAAAACTTGTTTTAATTTCGGCCATGATTTCAGCATTAATACTTGTTTTGGCAATAAACAGCGGTATTTCCTGGACTCTTGTTATTGTGGCAGTTGTTATTTTCATATTCTCGACAATATTGAACAAAACGGCACTGGGCCGTCATATTTATGGTATTGGCGGTAATCCTGAAGCAGCTGAACTTTCTGGTGTTAGTGTTGCCAAAGTTACAATCTATGTCTTTATTATTATGGAAGTTTTAACAGCTCTTGCAGGAATACTTTTTGCTTCCAGAATGCAAAGCGCTTCACCAACAGGTGGTACAGGATTTGAGCTTCTGGCAATCGCTGGAGCATTTATCGGCGGATGCTCTGCCAGCGGCGGAGTTGGTAAAGTTTCAGGATCACTGATAGGTGCTTTAGTTATGGCATCCCTAACCAACGGTATGGATTTAATGGGACTTGGAAGTTCTGTTCAATATGTAATACAAGGCCTGATCTTAGTTTTAGCTGTTGTATTTGACATTATGACTCGCAAATCACGTTCAAATGGCTAA
- a CDS encoding ROK family glucokinase, which produces MKSVIMGIDLGGTSIKLGLVNISGQIVQSLEWPTPKNKSYHEVIAAFERMSEQLLRESSYSWRDILGVGIGIPGFLDFSTGSVFEVVNLGWHQVPLKEELERIWDVPVLLENDANAAALGEMWTGAGKGASHIICLTIGTGIGGGVIINGDIYHGANGSAGEIGHITVKEQGGRPCNCGKKGCLETEASATAIVLKTLEQVKGASGLLKEEYAKQGNSITAKSVVELAKLGDPTCQTIIADAGTVLGKALANMCYLLNPELIVIGGGISYAGEILFKPLTESFRNFALPRVRENTSIVQAKLGNQAGIVGAASLIHHYDLLES; this is translated from the coding sequence ATGAAATCCGTGATTATGGGGATTGATTTGGGCGGAACTTCAATTAAGTTAGGGCTAGTCAATATCTCAGGACAAATTGTCCAAAGTTTAGAATGGCCTACTCCCAAAAATAAGAGCTATCATGAAGTGATCGCAGCTTTTGAACGGATGTCTGAACAACTCTTACGAGAAAGCAGCTATAGTTGGCGAGACATCTTGGGCGTAGGCATAGGCATACCAGGTTTTCTGGATTTTTCCACAGGTTCTGTTTTTGAGGTTGTTAATCTTGGTTGGCATCAGGTGCCTTTAAAAGAAGAATTGGAACGGATATGGGATGTCCCCGTACTGCTGGAAAATGACGCTAATGCAGCGGCTTTGGGAGAAATGTGGACTGGGGCCGGCAAAGGGGCTTCGCATATAATTTGTTTAACAATAGGTACTGGAATCGGCGGGGGCGTTATAATTAATGGCGACATTTATCACGGAGCTAACGGAAGCGCGGGAGAGATTGGCCATATTACTGTAAAAGAACAGGGCGGGAGACCCTGTAATTGCGGAAAAAAGGGCTGCTTGGAAACTGAAGCTTCCGCCACAGCTATCGTTCTGAAAACCTTGGAACAGGTGAAGGGAGCTTCAGGGCTCTTAAAAGAAGAATATGCCAAGCAAGGGAATAGCATTACCGCAAAATCAGTTGTAGAACTTGCTAAGCTGGGAGACCCAACATGTCAGACAATCATTGCGGATGCTGGAACAGTTTTGGGGAAGGCTTTGGCCAATATGTGTTATTTGCTTAATCCTGAGTTGATTGTTATTGGCGGGGGAATTTCCTACGCTGGAGAAATTCTGTTTAAGCCCCTAACGGAATCCTTTCGCAACTTTGCCTTACCAAGAGTTCGGGAAAACACCTCTATTGTACAGGCTAAATTAGGAAATCAGGCCGGGATTGTTGGTGCCGCCTCATTGATCCATCATTATGATCTACTAGAATCATGA
- the xylA gene encoding xylose isomerase, with protein sequence MSEIFKGIPRIHYEGPDSNNPLAFKYYNPTEILGDKTMEEHLRFSAAFWHTFNAAGADPFGDGTISRPWDKYVDPMDKAKSRMTGAFEFFEKLGVPFFCFHDRDIAPEGENLSQTNRNFDVIALYVKELMQTSHVKLLWGTANLFSHPRYVHGAATSSNADVFAYAAAQVKKAMEVTKELDGQNYVFWGGREGYETLLNTDMGLELDNLARFFHMAVDYAKKIGFTGQLLIEPKPKEPTKHQYDFDVASVLAFLRKYGLEKDFKVNIEANHATLAGHTFQHELHYARINGSLGSVDANQGDELLGWDTDQFPTNLYTTTLAMYEILKNGGLHKGGLNFDAKVRRASFTAENIFQAHIAGMDAFALGLKAAYKLLKNRALENVIEERYCSYTYGIGQKICEGRIGFSELEEYALANSVKNQSGCQEVLESILNRYIIQAQN encoded by the coding sequence ATGAGTGAAATTTTCAAAGGAATTCCTCGAATTCATTATGAAGGACCTGACTCTAATAACCCCTTAGCGTTCAAGTACTATAACCCAACTGAAATACTTGGCGATAAGACAATGGAAGAACATTTGCGCTTTTCAGCAGCCTTTTGGCATACGTTTAATGCTGCCGGAGCTGATCCCTTTGGTGATGGCACTATTTCTCGCCCCTGGGATAAATACGTTGACCCCATGGATAAAGCAAAATCAAGAATGACAGGTGCTTTTGAATTCTTTGAAAAATTAGGTGTGCCTTTTTTCTGCTTTCATGACAGGGATATAGCACCCGAGGGGGAGAATTTGTCCCAGACCAATCGGAATTTTGATGTAATTGCCTTATATGTAAAAGAATTAATGCAGACTTCCCATGTTAAACTTCTTTGGGGTACTGCTAACCTTTTCAGCCATCCGCGCTATGTGCACGGTGCGGCAACGTCATCCAATGCTGATGTTTTTGCTTACGCAGCAGCCCAGGTTAAGAAAGCGATGGAAGTAACTAAAGAATTAGACGGTCAGAACTATGTATTTTGGGGTGGACGTGAGGGCTATGAGACCTTGCTCAACACAGATATGGGATTAGAATTGGATAACTTAGCCAGGTTTTTTCATATGGCTGTAGATTACGCCAAGAAGATTGGGTTTACAGGACAGCTCCTGATAGAACCAAAACCCAAAGAGCCGACAAAGCACCAATATGACTTTGATGTCGCGTCAGTTTTGGCGTTTCTGCGCAAGTATGGCTTAGAAAAGGACTTTAAGGTGAATATTGAAGCAAACCATGCAACGTTAGCGGGGCATACTTTCCAACATGAGCTGCATTATGCTCGTATTAACGGAAGTTTAGGCAGTGTCGATGCTAATCAAGGTGACGAACTGTTGGGCTGGGATACAGATCAGTTTCCCACGAACCTTTACACAACAACGTTGGCTATGTATGAAATCCTAAAAAATGGCGGGCTGCACAAGGGTGGACTAAATTTCGATGCAAAAGTCAGAAGAGCTTCATTTACCGCTGAAAATATATTCCAAGCGCATATCGCTGGGATGGACGCCTTTGCCCTTGGCTTAAAAGCTGCCTATAAGCTTCTCAAGAACAGAGCATTGGAAAACGTTATCGAAGAAAGGTATTGCAGTTACACCTATGGGATTGGTCAAAAGATCTGTGAAGGCAGAATTGGTTTTTCGGAATTAGAAGAGTATGCCTTAGCAAACTCAGTTAAGAACCAATCTGGATGCCAAGAAGTTCTGGAATCAATTCTCAATCGTTATATTATTCAAGCTCAAAACTAA
- a CDS encoding ROK family transcriptional regulator, with translation MVITIFSFGNIGHDTIKDSTAKRILKLLYTERQLTKQEIAQQLGLSIPTVISNVNELIEEGLLEEAGVAGSTGGRKPVIIRCKPKARYSFGVDINPTEGRVILTDLDNRILADERFSIAEVCKDSYIVRQVFKITQDMICKNNLSLEKVLGVGFSLPGTVDEEKMLLLNAPNLGITNVSFKNFSEILSMPVYIENEANAAAFAESSLEAVKNINNLVYISITKGIGTGIVIKGSLYKGTFKRAGEFGHMTIVANGKPCNCGREGCWEVYASERGLLDLYQELNGEIVPGISAIFEKIRRKEASALEVFDKYLDYLAIGIQNIILFLDPDYLILGGNITTYKDLYFEDLLNRVFKPDSLFKTNETKISFSKLEEDASILGASLLPLLSFFNDERIKVR, from the coding sequence GTGGTGATAACAATTTTTTCGTTTGGTAATATTGGACACGACACAATTAAAGATTCAACCGCAAAACGAATCCTGAAACTTTTGTACACTGAGAGACAGTTAACCAAGCAAGAAATAGCTCAACAGTTAGGGTTGAGTATACCCACGGTAATTAGTAATGTAAATGAACTAATCGAGGAGGGGTTATTAGAAGAGGCTGGAGTTGCCGGGTCTACCGGTGGACGAAAACCGGTTATTATTCGATGTAAACCCAAAGCGCGCTATTCTTTTGGAGTTGATATTAACCCGACGGAAGGCAGAGTAATTTTAACGGATCTCGATAACAGAATTTTGGCCGACGAGCGCTTTTCTATTGCTGAGGTATGTAAAGACAGTTATATTGTGCGACAGGTTTTTAAAATCACTCAAGATATGATTTGTAAGAATAATCTATCTTTAGAAAAAGTGCTGGGTGTAGGATTTTCCCTGCCCGGAACCGTTGATGAGGAAAAAATGTTGTTGCTGAACGCTCCTAATCTAGGTATTACCAACGTTAGTTTCAAAAACTTTAGCGAAATACTTAGTATGCCTGTTTATATAGAAAATGAGGCTAATGCTGCAGCTTTTGCCGAATCATCGCTTGAAGCAGTAAAGAACATAAATAATCTCGTGTATATTTCAATCACAAAAGGTATCGGAACCGGAATCGTCATTAAAGGTTCTTTATATAAGGGCACTTTTAAGCGTGCCGGTGAATTCGGACATATGACAATTGTCGCAAATGGCAAACCTTGTAATTGTGGCAGAGAAGGATGTTGGGAAGTCTACGCTTCAGAAAGGGGCCTATTAGATTTATATCAGGAGTTAAACGGGGAAATAGTGCCTGGTATTTCTGCGATATTTGAAAAGATCAGGCGCAAAGAAGCATCTGCGCTAGAGGTATTCGATAAATATCTTGATTATTTGGCAATCGGAATTCAAAACATTATTCTCTTTTTAGATCCCGATTATCTTATTCTAGGTGGAAATATTACTACCTATAAAGACTTATATTTTGAAGATTTGCTTAACAGAGTTTTTAAACCGGATAGCTTATTTAAAACTAATGAGACAAAAATTTCTTTCTCGAAGCTTGAGGAAGATGCTTCAATTTTAGGTGCGTCATTACTTCCGTTACTGTCATTTTTCAATGATGAAAGGATTAAAGTGAGGTGA
- the xylB gene encoding xylulokinase, with product MAYLMGIDVGTSCVKVILAQDSGKIVVSTNIEYPLLQPREGWAEQDPQQWWLATVSAIKKILSTSGIDGNEIKAIGLSGQMHGAVLLDENYQVLRPAILWCDQRTGAECDWINEMIGAEKLVAWTGNHALPGFTAPKLLWLRKHEPEIYSRVRHVLLPKDYIRYCLTGELATEVSDASGTLLLDVSKRDWSKQMLSALELSEDWFPRVVESAVISGQVCKSAALATSLREGTPVAGGGGDQAAGAVGSGIVEEGLFSVALGTSGVVFAATNQLTVNSDSSLHAFCHAVPDKWHLMGVMLSAGASLQWFRNKLAPGDSYDVLTEKAAEVKPGGEGLLFLPYLMGERTPYPDPSARGAFIGLNLRHHKGHLARAVLEGVSFGLRDSLELIRSSGITAQEVRVSGGGAQSSLWRQILADVFNIPVTVVNSSEGPAFGALLLAGTGVGIYSSVEEACRTTIKVVNKCEPIASNVTVYEQMYDIYNSLYLRLRDTMHGLTELANCP from the coding sequence GTGGCATATTTAATGGGGATAGATGTTGGAACTTCCTGTGTGAAAGTTATTCTTGCGCAAGATAGTGGCAAGATAGTTGTATCAACTAATATCGAATATCCGCTGCTGCAACCCAGAGAAGGGTGGGCAGAACAGGATCCCCAGCAATGGTGGCTGGCGACCGTGTCGGCAATTAAGAAAATTCTAAGCACGAGCGGGATTGATGGCAATGAGATTAAAGCAATCGGCCTTTCCGGGCAAATGCACGGGGCTGTCCTCTTGGATGAAAATTACCAAGTCTTGCGACCGGCAATACTTTGGTGCGATCAGAGAACAGGCGCTGAATGCGATTGGATAAACGAGATGATCGGTGCTGAAAAACTTGTTGCTTGGACCGGTAATCATGCTCTGCCCGGATTCACGGCACCAAAGCTTCTTTGGTTGCGAAAACATGAGCCGGAAATTTATTCGCGTGTCAGACATGTACTTTTGCCCAAAGATTATATCCGTTATTGTTTAACGGGAGAATTGGCCACCGAGGTTTCGGACGCATCCGGTACACTTCTCTTAGATGTTTCCAAGCGAGACTGGTCAAAGCAAATGCTTAGCGCCTTAGAGCTGTCAGAGGATTGGTTTCCCCGTGTCGTTGAATCTGCAGTAATCAGCGGGCAGGTCTGCAAGTCGGCTGCTTTAGCAACATCTTTGCGAGAAGGAACACCCGTTGCAGGGGGTGGCGGAGACCAAGCGGCCGGCGCCGTTGGTTCAGGAATTGTGGAAGAAGGCTTATTTTCCGTTGCCTTGGGGACTTCAGGAGTGGTGTTTGCAGCGACGAATCAATTAACTGTCAATAGTGATAGTAGTTTACATGCCTTCTGCCATGCAGTTCCTGATAAATGGCATCTAATGGGGGTTATGCTTTCCGCGGGAGCTTCGTTACAATGGTTCCGGAACAAACTGGCACCAGGGGATTCTTACGATGTATTAACGGAAAAAGCGGCTGAGGTAAAACCTGGTGGAGAAGGCCTCTTATTTTTACCGTATCTCATGGGAGAAAGGACACCTTATCCTGACCCGTCAGCTCGAGGGGCGTTTATTGGCTTGAATCTCCGTCATCACAAGGGTCATCTGGCACGTGCCGTGTTGGAAGGGGTTTCCTTTGGACTGCGTGATTCATTGGAGCTAATACGAAGTTCAGGAATAACAGCCCAAGAGGTTCGTGTATCCGGTGGAGGGGCACAAAGTTCTTTATGGAGGCAAATCCTTGCTGACGTTTTTAATATACCTGTAACGGTAGTTAATAGCAGTGAAGGGCCTGCATTCGGGGCATTACTCTTAGCTGGTACGGGTGTAGGAATTTATTCTTCTGTAGAGGAGGCGTGCCGAACGACAATTAAGGTCGTTAATAAGTGTGAGCCGATTGCTTCCAACGTAACAGTATATGAACAAATGTATGATATTTATAATTCTCTCTATCTTAGATTAAGGGATACAATGCACGGCTTAACAGAATTAGCAAATTGTCCTTGA
- the galE gene encoding UDP-glucose 4-epimerase GalE → MAILVTGGAGYIGSHTVVEFLAKGEEVIVLDNLQKGHREAVKSGMFYEGDIRDDQLLTKVFSEHNVEAVIHFAADSLVGESVENPLKYYDNNVITAQNLLAGMVKHGVKNIVFSSTAATYGEPESIPIRETDRKEPTNPYGETKLAIEKMLKWCDHAYGLKHVALRYFNAAGAHIDGQIGEDHQPESHLIPIILQVALGQREQLAVFGDDYPTVDGTCVRDYIHVTDLANAHWLALQKLRSTGESAVYNLGNGEGFSVKQVVEKAREVTGHPIPVKIAPRRAGDPAVLIASSERAQRELGWKPQYNGLGQIIQTAWNWHSNHPKGYAK, encoded by the coding sequence ATGGCAATATTGGTAACTGGCGGAGCAGGCTATATCGGAAGCCATACTGTTGTTGAATTTTTGGCAAAAGGTGAAGAGGTTATTGTTCTCGATAATCTTCAGAAGGGACATCGTGAGGCTGTCAAGAGCGGGATGTTTTATGAAGGGGATATTCGGGATGATCAACTCCTCACTAAGGTGTTTTCCGAACATAACGTTGAAGCTGTGATCCACTTTGCGGCCGATTCTTTAGTAGGGGAAAGTGTGGAAAATCCCCTAAAGTATTATGATAACAATGTTATTACTGCTCAAAATCTTTTGGCGGGAATGGTGAAACACGGAGTTAAGAATATTGTCTTTTCTTCTACTGCGGCTACTTACGGAGAGCCGGAATCTATTCCTATTAGGGAAACGGATCGTAAAGAACCCACTAATCCCTATGGTGAGACAAAATTAGCCATTGAAAAGATGTTAAAATGGTGTGATCACGCCTATGGGCTTAAGCATGTCGCGTTAAGATATTTTAATGCGGCCGGTGCTCATATCGACGGACAGATTGGAGAAGATCATCAACCGGAAAGTCATTTAATCCCTATTATTTTACAAGTGGCCTTGGGGCAGCGAGAACAACTGGCTGTTTTTGGAGATGATTATCCCACGGTCGATGGAACCTGTGTCCGTGACTATATTCATGTTACCGATTTAGCCAATGCTCATTGGTTAGCTCTGCAAAAACTCAGAAGCACAGGGGAGAGCGCTGTATATAATTTAGGCAATGGGGAGGGCTTTTCCGTAAAACAGGTGGTGGAGAAAGCCCGGGAAGTAACGGGCCATCCAATTCCGGTAAAAATTGCTCCGCGTCGAGCGGGAGATCCCGCTGTACTTATTGCTTCTTCGGAAAGGGCTCAGCGAGAGTTGGGCTGGAAGCCGCAATATAACGGCCTGGGACAGATCATTCAAACTGCTTGGAATTGGCATAGCAATCATCCTAAGGGGTATGCAAAATGA
- a CDS encoding DegV family protein — protein MKRIALVTDSTADLTEEIKKEFDIHVIPLKVSFGKEEFSDEELSSEEFYRRLSIEKELPKTSQPSPEMFGRLYSKLLEEYQEIISIHLSSALSGTYNAANLAKEKFKEKIHLVDSKTISLGMGLLMIEAARNIKDGYDSAWILKNLAKARKNIETLFTLNTLEYLQKGGRIGRVQGFVGSLLNLKPVIRVGDDGVYHTYAKAHSQKKSLECVVQAFQDLAKGRKQIRLAVAHGAAEQAGHYLQEALENVCQIQTTVFTQVGAVIGVHTGPGTVGAAIQFE, from the coding sequence ATGAAAAGGATCGCACTGGTAACTGACAGTACGGCCGACCTAACAGAAGAAATAAAGAAGGAGTTCGACATTCATGTCATTCCTTTGAAAGTTAGCTTTGGCAAGGAAGAGTTTTCTGACGAGGAACTTTCGAGCGAAGAATTTTACCGGCGCTTAAGCATTGAGAAGGAACTTCCTAAAACATCTCAGCCTTCACCTGAAATGTTTGGACGATTGTACAGTAAGTTACTTGAAGAATATCAAGAGATTATTTCCATTCATCTCTCTTCCGCCTTAAGTGGAACCTATAATGCGGCGAATTTAGCCAAGGAAAAGTTTAAAGAAAAGATCCATCTTGTAGACTCTAAAACCATAAGTTTAGGTATGGGTTTGTTGATGATCGAAGCTGCACGCAATATAAAAGATGGATATGATAGTGCTTGGATCTTGAAAAATCTGGCCAAAGCCAGGAAGAACATCGAAACTTTGTTTACCTTAAATACCTTAGAATACCTGCAAAAAGGCGGAAGAATCGGCAGAGTTCAAGGTTTTGTGGGATCCCTTTTAAACCTTAAACCTGTAATTCGAGTGGGTGATGATGGTGTTTACCATACTTATGCAAAGGCTCATAGTCAGAAGAAGTCTCTTGAATGTGTTGTCCAAGCTTTTCAGGATTTAGCAAAGGGCCGCAAACAAATCCGACTGGCTGTTGCTCACGGAGCGGCAGAACAAGCCGGTCATTATCTTCAAGAGGCTTTAGAAAATGTTTGTCAAATCCAAACAACTGTTTTTACACAGGTTGGAGCTGTTATCGGTGTTCACACGGGTCCAGGAACGGTAGGGGCCGCAATTCAGTTTGAATGA
- the galT gene encoding galactose-1-phosphate uridylyltransferase, whose amino-acid sequence MTELRYNPLLGDWTMVAAHRQNRPNMPKDGCPFCPGSGKVPDHYDVLKYDNDFPALMTDPPEADSVGSVLYKTKQAYGKCEVILYSSDHTVTLPQLSVDHLEKLIDLWTERFIALSREPKHEYIMIFENRGQECGVTMPHPHGQIYAYSWIPLKIRTELENCQTYYDSHGSCLFCDMNKEEADFQQRVIYENQHFIAYIPFFTDYPYGLFIVSKNHKTALTDFTQQEKRSLAEMLKNMTGAMDTLFNRLFPYMMVIHQRPVHGEAAEDSYHFHIEFYTPLRDAGKIKYYASSEMGAWAALNPQAVEETSEQLRKAFQDYLKKKGGLMNA is encoded by the coding sequence ATGACAGAATTACGTTATAACCCGTTACTTGGGGATTGGACGATGGTGGCTGCACATCGACAGAATCGCCCGAACATGCCAAAGGATGGGTGTCCGTTTTGTCCGGGTTCCGGAAAAGTTCCCGATCATTATGATGTTCTTAAATATGATAATGATTTTCCTGCCTTAATGACAGACCCGCCTGAAGCTGATTCAGTTGGGTCTGTCTTGTATAAAACTAAACAAGCTTATGGAAAATGTGAAGTCATTCTTTACTCGTCGGATCATACCGTCACTCTTCCGCAACTTTCAGTTGATCATCTGGAGAAGTTGATTGATCTGTGGACAGAACGGTTTATAGCATTGAGCCGGGAACCAAAACATGAGTACATTATGATTTTCGAGAATCGAGGGCAAGAGTGTGGTGTCACAATGCCCCATCCGCACGGTCAGATATATGCCTATTCTTGGATTCCTCTCAAAATTCGAACAGAACTGGAAAATTGCCAAACATATTATGACTCGCACGGGTCGTGCTTGTTTTGCGATATGAATAAGGAAGAAGCAGACTTTCAACAGCGAGTGATTTATGAAAATCAGCATTTCATAGCCTATATCCCATTTTTTACAGATTATCCCTATGGGTTGTTCATTGTAAGTAAAAACCACAAGACAGCCTTGACTGATTTTACTCAGCAAGAGAAACGAAGCTTGGCTGAAATGCTTAAGAACATGACTGGAGCCATGGACACCTTGTTTAATAGGTTATTTCCCTACATGATGGTGATCCATCAGCGTCCGGTGCATGGAGAAGCTGCAGAAGATTCCTATCATTTTCATATTGAATTTTATACACCCCTGCGAGATGCAGGAAAAATTAAGTATTATGCTTCTTCAGAAATGGGTGCTTGGGCTGCTTTAAACCCTCAGGCCGTGGAAGAGACATCAGAACAACTGCGCAAAGCATTTCAAGATTATCTGAAAAAGAAGGGCGGTCTAATGAATGCCTAG